In Candidatus Sedimenticola sp. (ex Thyasira tokunagai), the following proteins share a genomic window:
- a CDS encoding recombinase family protein, producing the protein MIIGYARVSKIEDQDTAAQLAALKNSGAERIYEETASGGRWDRPELHKAVEQLREGDVLTVWKLDRLSRSLKDLLAIMDQIEKKGAGFQSLTEAIDTTTAAGRMMMQMVGSFAEFERSMIRERTKAGLEHAKARGVKLGRRAKLTTAQTAEVIDMVSSGRKTAAEAARVFNVHPSTIGRMLMAASKI; encoded by the coding sequence ATGATCATTGGATATGCGCGAGTATCAAAAATTGAAGATCAAGATACGGCGGCACAGCTAGCTGCGCTGAAGAACTCGGGAGCGGAGCGTATCTATGAGGAAACAGCATCAGGAGGCCGGTGGGATCGGCCTGAGCTACACAAAGCTGTGGAGCAACTTAGAGAAGGCGATGTCTTAACCGTGTGGAAGCTCGACCGGCTCTCCCGATCATTAAAAGATCTGCTGGCTATTATGGATCAAATCGAGAAAAAGGGTGCGGGCTTTCAGAGCCTGACCGAAGCAATTGATACGACAACAGCCGCCGGTCGGATGATGATGCAAATGGTGGGTAGTTTTGCAGAATTCGAGCGATCTATGATCCGAGAACGCACAAAGGCGGGCTTAGAGCACGCCAAGGCCAGAGGGGTCAAACTCGGACGACGGGCGAAACTTACTACAGCACAAACGGCAGAAGTGATTGATATGGTAAGCAGTGGGCGAAAGACAGCGGCCGAAGCCGCCAGAGTTTTCAATGTTCACCCATCAACAATTGGCAGAATGCTGATGGCGGCCAGTAAAATCTAA
- a CDS encoding transcriptional regulator — protein MTALAKAKFEGTIQPWGNSLGIRVTRPMCDMAHLGKGDKIAIEVTETGLMISRKKAVKRLKLPYSEADMLVGMTPHKAHADELPTVLDSEVGS, from the coding sequence ATGACAGCACTAGCGAAAGCAAAGTTTGAGGGCACGATACAGCCGTGGGGTAACAGCTTGGGTATCCGCGTCACCCGTCCGATGTGCGATATGGCCCATCTGGGTAAAGGTGATAAGATTGCTATCGAGGTAACAGAAACCGGACTTATGATCTCCCGAAAGAAGGCTGTGAAACGCCTTAAACTCCCCTATAGCGAAGCTGACATGCTTGTCGGTATGACTCCTCACAAGGCACACGCAGATGAACTGCCCACTGTCCTCGATAGCGAAGTCGGGAGTTGA
- a CDS encoding autoinducer binding domain-containing protein yields the protein MIMRIAESALWDDVYKLEAKLKNAKDISGIALIVGEFVTLMETESHAFISLPNYPTPEIKLIITNYADDWSNQYLYEKFFDNDPLIDYTKHNVGPQAWNGFPSASVFHAAKPYGLIDGFIKPTTLQTGPTSAFILARSMDPITKNELREKSPFINYFTEMLHDKIREIFSKEGLSLPGVTPLRISHLSLKKAGFTAKEAGKQLHRSPSTIEDSITKLGKALNADGNKRILGEATNRYLI from the coding sequence ATGATTATGCGAATAGCTGAAAGTGCCTTATGGGACGATGTATATAAGTTAGAGGCAAAACTAAAAAATGCAAAGGATATTAGTGGGATAGCGTTGATAGTAGGTGAATTTGTCACTCTGATGGAAACTGAAAGCCATGCTTTCATAAGCTTACCCAATTATCCTACCCCAGAAATTAAGCTGATCATAACCAACTACGCTGATGACTGGTCGAATCAGTATTTATATGAAAAATTTTTCGATAATGACCCGCTAATTGACTATACAAAACACAATGTCGGGCCGCAAGCATGGAATGGATTCCCGAGCGCTTCCGTGTTTCATGCGGCTAAGCCGTATGGATTAATTGATGGCTTTATAAAACCCACTACTCTACAGACAGGACCAACATCTGCGTTTATTTTAGCCCGATCAATGGATCCTATTACAAAGAACGAACTTAGAGAAAAAAGCCCGTTTATTAATTACTTCACAGAAATGCTTCACGATAAGATACGAGAAATTTTTTCGAAAGAAGGCCTCTCTCTACCTGGGGTCACCCCACTGAGGATTTCCCACTTGTCACTGAAGAAGGCTGGTTTTACCGCGAAAGAGGCTGGGAAACAACTACATAGGTCACCAAGCACTATTGAAGACAGCATTACCAAGCTTGGAAAAGCACTTAATGCGGATGGGAATAAGCGTATCTTAGGTGAAGCCACAAATCGGTATCTAATTTAA
- a CDS encoding transposase: MIIVGGSRKALIYLGRYLYRGVIQEKDIVTCKDGKVTYRYKDSKTKKMVYKTVQGETFLWLLMQHVLPKGLRRARNFGFLHPNSKQLIQLVQYLLNLKPISAFEIQAKRPRLKCSCCGASMQILTTQIFPSGKCKPKDGVEPLAM; this comes from the coding sequence TTGATAATCGTCGGTGGTAGCAGAAAAGCACTCATCTATCTTGGCCGTTACCTCTATCGCGGTGTCATTCAGGAAAAAGATATTGTTACCTGTAAAGATGGAAAAGTGACCTACCGGTATAAGGACAGTAAAACCAAGAAGATGGTGTATAAGACCGTGCAGGGTGAAACCTTCTTGTGGCTGCTGATGCAGCATGTATTGCCAAAGGGTCTCAGGCGTGCCAGGAACTTTGGTTTTTTGCATCCCAATAGCAAACAGTTAATCCAACTGGTGCAGTATCTTCTCAATCTCAAGCCAATCTCAGCATTTGAAATACAGGCTAAGCGACCCCGATTGAAATGTAGCTGTTGTGGTGCCTCGATGCAGATTCTGACAACTCAGATATTTCCATCCGGAAAATGCAAACCAAAAGATGGAGTGGAACCATTGGCTATGTAG
- a CDS encoding GNAT family N-acetyltransferase, translated as MMDIVIRKASISDAEEISMIVATSNKEVAEMFNININNNPRHPSFYNKEWVISDFERGKEYFIYKIGNTNVGCVAFEHPNKNTGYLNRLSVLPENRNRGIGETLVKHVFNHAKFKGVSEISIGIIAQHTLLKKWYLRLGFIENGIKEFPHLPFKVLYMRYNLTN; from the coding sequence ATGATGGATATTGTAATAAGAAAAGCAAGTATTAGTGATGCAGAAGAAATATCTATGATAGTAGCAACATCAAATAAAGAAGTTGCTGAGATGTTTAATATAAACATAAATAACAACCCAAGGCATCCATCTTTTTATAATAAGGAATGGGTGATATCGGATTTTGAGCGAGGAAAAGAATATTTTATATATAAAATAGGAAATACTAATGTTGGTTGTGTAGCTTTCGAGCATCCAAACAAAAACACAGGTTATCTAAATAGACTCTCAGTATTGCCAGAAAATAGAAATAGAGGTATAGGAGAGACGTTAGTCAAACATGTATTTAATCATGCTAAATTTAAAGGCGTTTCAGAAATTAGTATTGGTATAATTGCACAGCATACGTTATTAAAGAAATGGTATCTACGATTAGGGTTTATAGAAAACGGAATAAAAGAATTCCCGCATTTACCATTCAAAGTTTTATATATGAGATATAATTTAACAAACTAA
- a CDS encoding site-specific integrase, translating into MTPLRNKMIEAMTVRGFSPRTHQSYLYAVQALAAYYHRSPAKLNLEQVKRYFVYLATEKKLAWSSCRLALNGIRFLYLKVLQWQRFDMEIPTPKRKQRIPELLNRSEVADILSACKNPKHRMMLSLCYGCGLRVSELTHLQVKD; encoded by the coding sequence ATGACTCCCTTACGCAACAAAATGATCGAAGCCATGACGGTGCGTGGATTCTCCCCCCGCACCCACCAGAGCTATCTGTATGCAGTTCAAGCACTGGCTGCCTACTACCATCGTTCCCCCGCCAAACTTAATTTGGAACAGGTCAAGCGCTACTTTGTCTATCTGGCGACAGAGAAGAAGCTGGCCTGGTCAAGCTGCCGATTGGCACTTAATGGTATCCGTTTTCTCTATCTAAAGGTGCTGCAATGGCAGCGCTTTGATATGGAGATACCGACACCGAAGCGCAAGCAGAGAATACCGGAGCTACTCAACAGATCAGAGGTTGCAGATATTCTCAGTGCCTGCAAAAACCCGAAGCATCGTATGATGTTAAGTCTCTGTTACGGCTGTGGTCTGCGGGTCAGTGAGTTGACCCACCTCCAGGTAAAAGATTAA
- a CDS encoding type II toxin-antitoxin system PemK/MazF family toxin has product MNCPLSSIAKSGVEVSRRYIPERNDIVFLDFDPTKGKEIGKYRPALVLSSQVYNQKSGLLICCPISTSIRGAATEVPVDNLDTHSVVASNLINTLDWRERKVKKVAKGDPGVMEDVILRLIPLIGADQVIGELE; this is encoded by the coding sequence ATGAACTGCCCACTGTCCTCGATAGCGAAGTCGGGAGTTGAAGTGTCGAGAAGGTATATACCAGAGAGGAATGACATCGTATTCCTTGACTTCGACCCTACCAAGGGGAAGGAAATAGGCAAATACCGTCCGGCCCTAGTTCTGTCAAGCCAGGTGTACAATCAGAAGTCAGGCCTGCTGATATGCTGCCCAATCAGTACCAGTATTAGAGGGGCTGCTACAGAAGTTCCAGTTGATAACCTCGATACACACTCAGTTGTGGCATCGAACTTGATCAATACGCTCGACTGGCGCGAGAGAAAGGTAAAAAAAGTGGCGAAGGGAGACCCTGGCGTAATGGAGGACGTGATCCTTCGCCTTATCCCTTTGATTGGCGCTGATCAGGTTATTGGTGAACTTGAATAA
- a CDS encoding HU family DNA-binding protein — protein sequence MNKTELIEAIAESSGTSKATAQAAVNALLSNISDSLIKGEDVQIVGFGTFTVRDRAARTGRNPQTGATLEIPASKVPAFKPGKALKDSVNNV from the coding sequence ATGAACAAAACTGAACTTATAGAGGCCATTGCTGAATCGTCAGGTACATCTAAAGCCACCGCACAAGCCGCCGTTAATGCACTCCTGAGTAATATCAGCGACTCCCTTATCAAAGGTGAGGATGTACAGATTGTCGGATTTGGTACCTTTACAGTGCGTGATCGTGCTGCCCGCACCGGTCGTAATCCACAAACAGGGGCTACCCTGGAGATTCCCGCTTCTAAAGTGCCCGCTTTTAAACCAGGCAAAGCGCTCAAGGACAGTGTAAACAACGTTTAG
- a CDS encoding thrombospondin type-1 domain-containing protein, with amino-acid sequence MKKSFVSLLFLLFFEISASHAGWSEEGIISHLSIHSGNAIFASLSSLSASDTQAACSTTNNAGQFGFGLRELYSQQLLSMLLSADMASRPVKVFLTGECIQGRSQINGLVIGDDGRGDIYSWKELGEWGACIVNNERCGVGSQHQTVECVRNDGAVVANAYCDAIIRPESRDCYYSCGE; translated from the coding sequence ATGAAAAAGTCATTTGTAAGCCTATTGTTTTTATTATTTTTCGAGATAAGTGCTTCCCATGCTGGATGGAGCGAGGAAGGTATAATATCTCATCTTAGCATTCATTCTGGCAATGCCATATTTGCCTCATTATCTTCGTTGTCAGCGTCAGATACTCAAGCAGCATGTAGTACCACCAACAATGCGGGTCAGTTCGGTTTTGGCTTAAGAGAACTCTATTCACAACAATTATTATCAATGCTTTTATCAGCTGACATGGCGTCGCGACCAGTTAAAGTGTTCCTGACGGGAGAGTGTATTCAGGGTAGATCCCAAATAAATGGCTTGGTAATTGGTGACGATGGGCGCGGTGATATTTATTCCTGGAAGGAATTGGGAGAGTGGGGGGCGTGTATTGTAAATAATGAGCGGTGTGGTGTTGGCAGTCAGCATCAAACGGTGGAGTGTGTAAGAAATGATGGCGCAGTGGTTGCAAACGCTTATTGCGACGCCATTATAAGACCTGAAAGTAGGGATTGTTATTATTCTTGTGGAGAGTGA
- a CDS encoding type II toxin-antitoxin system RelE/ParE family toxin: protein MKVQHSGVFKRRIKKPHPEEKKSLDNAIKKIIGDPNIGEMKTGDLSGIQVYKYKYNSQQILVAYQFIEKEKLIILIALGFRENFYRDLKLSESLIS from the coding sequence ATGAAGGTACAGCATAGCGGGGTTTTCAAGAGAAGAATTAAAAAGCCTCATCCAGAAGAAAAGAAGTCATTAGATAACGCAATCAAGAAAATTATAGGAGACCCAAATATAGGCGAAATGAAGACAGGAGACTTATCCGGTATTCAGGTCTACAAATACAAATATAATTCACAACAGATTTTAGTGGCTTACCAATTCATAGAAAAGGAAAAATTGATTATACTGATCGCGTTAGGTTTTCGTGAAAATTTCTATCGAGATTTAAAACTAAGCGAGTCTTTGATTTCGTGA
- a CDS encoding RHS repeat-associated core domain-containing protein, giving the protein MRGGDWRAGTLTNRGFTGHEHVDEMDLIHMNGRVYDPTLGRFLSADPTMQSPYSSQGFNRYSYVHNNPLKYTDPSGYGLSDIFKVVVAIAAAAIVGPMVGAWVKGMVLANGVAAAYSSVQMLAALSYASTMGAIAGGSRRICHGWYYVRKY; this is encoded by the coding sequence GTGCGCGGCGGCGACTGGCGGGCGGGTACCCTGACCAACCGCGGCTTTACCGGCCATGAGCATGTGGATGAGATGGATCTGATCCATATGAACGGGCGGGTGTATGATCCGACGTTGGGACGGTTCCTGAGTGCGGATCCGACGATGCAGAGTCCGTATTCCAGTCAGGGGTTTAATCGGTACTCGTATGTGCATAACAATCCGTTGAAGTATACGGATCCTAGTGGGTATGGGTTGTCTGATATTTTTAAGGTGGTTGTTGCGATTGCGGCGGCGGCTATTGTTGGGCCGATGGTGGGCGCTTGGGTTAAGGGTATGGTGTTGGCGAATGGTGTCGCCGCAGCATATAGCTCGGTACAGATGCTTGCAGCACTTTCATATGCTTCAACCATGGGGGCCATAGCCGGGGGCAGCCGCAGGATTTGTCATGGGTGGTATTATGTCCGGAAGTATTAA
- a CDS encoding IS256 family transposase: MSKNNVVKLAGRDTIIDPLTELLRSGAEQLIYQAVEAELLELLAEHTERRTEDGKAGVVRNGHLPARKLQTGLGPVTVEIPKVRAKTGEPVTFRSALVPPYVRKTKSLEAALPWLYLKGISSGEMGEALKVLVGPDATGLSASTVSRLKQVWAEEYRSWCEERLDKEHWVYVWADGVYSGLRAEQTKLCALVVIGVNERGEKHFLAIEDGVRESTQSWREVLLKLKSRGLNPPKLAIGDGAMGFWAALEEVYPETRQQRCWMHKTMNVLNCLPKTAQPKAKQALHNIWQAETQADAEKAFDLFIKTYEPKYPKAAICLHKDREELMAFYHFPAQHWQSIRTSNPIESTFGTIRHRTKRSKGCLSRDGMLHMMFKLGLCAEKKWRRLRGFGYLAKVITGIKFKDGVEVTGVDQVAA; this comes from the coding sequence ATGAGTAAGAATAACGTTGTTAAGCTGGCAGGTCGAGATACGATTATCGATCCGCTGACAGAGTTGCTGAGAAGCGGTGCAGAGCAGTTGATCTACCAGGCGGTAGAGGCAGAGTTGCTGGAGCTGTTGGCGGAGCACACCGAGCGACGGACAGAGGATGGCAAGGCGGGTGTGGTGCGTAATGGTCATCTGCCAGCTCGTAAACTGCAGACAGGATTGGGGCCGGTCACGGTCGAGATCCCCAAAGTTCGAGCGAAGACCGGCGAGCCGGTGACGTTCCGATCAGCTCTGGTACCGCCGTATGTACGCAAGACGAAGTCACTGGAAGCGGCGCTGCCGTGGCTCTACCTGAAGGGGATTTCCAGTGGTGAGATGGGTGAGGCCCTGAAAGTGCTGGTGGGTCCGGATGCAACAGGCTTGTCGGCCAGCACGGTATCGCGTCTGAAGCAGGTCTGGGCAGAAGAATATCGGAGCTGGTGTGAGGAGCGCCTGGATAAGGAGCATTGGGTGTATGTGTGGGCAGACGGTGTCTACAGCGGACTGAGAGCAGAGCAGACGAAGCTGTGTGCCCTGGTGGTGATCGGTGTGAATGAGCGTGGTGAGAAGCATTTTCTGGCAATTGAGGATGGTGTGCGGGAGTCCACGCAGAGCTGGCGGGAGGTACTGTTGAAGCTGAAGTCACGCGGACTGAACCCGCCCAAATTGGCGATCGGTGACGGTGCCATGGGCTTCTGGGCTGCGCTGGAGGAAGTATATCCTGAGACGCGCCAGCAGCGCTGCTGGATGCACAAGACCATGAACGTGCTGAACTGCCTGCCAAAGACAGCTCAGCCGAAAGCGAAGCAGGCACTGCATAACATCTGGCAGGCGGAGACTCAGGCCGATGCGGAAAAGGCCTTTGATCTGTTTATCAAAACGTATGAGCCGAAGTATCCGAAGGCTGCCATCTGTCTGCACAAAGACCGAGAGGAACTGATGGCTTTCTATCACTTTCCGGCACAGCACTGGCAGAGCATTCGGACCAGCAATCCGATTGAATCAACCTTCGGGACAATCCGCCATCGAACCAAGCGTTCCAAGGGCTGCCTATCGCGTGACGGCATGCTACACATGATGTTCAAACTCGGCCTGTGTGCCGAGAAGAAGTGGAGACGATTACGGGGTTTCGGTTACCTGGCGAAGGTGATAACCGGAATCAAATTTAAAGATGGTGTTGAGGTAACAGGAGTCGATCAGGTCGCCGCTTGA
- a CDS encoding tyrosine-type recombinase/integrase — protein sequence MPTLLPLWRAARTTGKQCGLTATGDYQPSLRSPWLAAIDGERCLLRIEQGKGARDRLLPLGPTLLYQLRDYWQLCHPRTWLFPSRTMDIPLSENSIQKAFKRAKRQAGVEKMGGIHGLRHAYATHQLEAGIQIHRLQHLLGHQDLHSTLRYVHWVPSYKEGSGAHDLVAGLEVDHD from the coding sequence ATGCCTACTTTGCTTCCCCTCTGGCGCGCTGCGCGCACGACGGGTAAGCAGTGCGGCCTCACGGCTACCGGGGATTACCAGCCCTCGCTTCGCTCTCCATGGCTGGCAGCGATTGATGGTGAGCGCTGCCTACTGCGTATCGAACAAGGCAAAGGCGCCCGGGATCGTCTGCTACCCCTGGGGCCGACACTGCTATATCAACTGCGTGATTACTGGCAACTCTGTCATCCGAGAACCTGGCTGTTTCCAAGTCGTACCATGGATATACCCTTGAGTGAAAACTCTATCCAGAAAGCCTTTAAGCGGGCCAAGAGGCAGGCTGGTGTAGAGAAGATGGGCGGTATCCATGGCCTACGTCATGCCTATGCCACCCACCAGTTAGAAGCAGGCATACAAATACATCGGCTGCAACACCTACTAGGACACCAAGACCTCCATTCGACACTGCGCTACGTCCATTGGGTACCCAGCTACAAGGAAGGAAGCGGGGCTCATGATTTGGTCGCTGGGCTGGAGGTGGATCATGACTGA
- a CDS encoding IS91 family transposase has protein sequence MTERSSMQSIMQQHLESHAQNHPLSKRQWQVCHHILDCRTEALGGMKLQCDHCGGQQEHYFSCRDRHCPGCQNKATEAWSMKQQANILPVTYHHLVFTLPHILNPWMAIQPREIYGLLFESAWNTLNSFGRKRLKGRIGMVAALHTWGQVMTRHVHLHCLVPGGALSSGRHWQGVKGDYLFPVRALSRHFRGGFISRLRHSIGSGELPRLKDTLQTKETLNQLMAVEWVVYSKPCLHYTATVIDYLARYSHRIALSDHRLQGINDRGKVLLSYKDYRDHDKRKTLPLKPEELIRRFLLHVLPKGFMRIRHFGYLANCCRKRCLSQIRELLATPQESESGVGMATEVLFEGYPCPTCHKGQLRIIAHLLPRRYEGG, from the coding sequence ATGACTGAACGGTCATCGATGCAAAGCATCATGCAGCAGCACCTGGAGTCACACGCCCAGAATCACCCCCTAAGCAAGCGCCAGTGGCAGGTCTGCCACCACATCCTCGACTGCCGCACCGAAGCCCTGGGGGGAATGAAGCTGCAGTGTGACCACTGCGGTGGTCAACAGGAGCACTACTTCTCCTGCCGTGACCGCCACTGTCCAGGCTGTCAGAATAAGGCCACCGAAGCGTGGAGCATGAAACAACAGGCCAATATCCTGCCGGTGACCTATCACCATCTGGTGTTTACTCTCCCCCACATACTCAATCCATGGATGGCGATCCAGCCACGAGAGATCTACGGGCTGCTGTTTGAATCTGCCTGGAACACCTTGAACAGCTTTGGCCGTAAACGGCTGAAGGGTCGTATCGGTATGGTGGCCGCCCTCCACACCTGGGGGCAGGTCATGACCCGCCATGTCCATCTTCACTGCCTGGTGCCAGGTGGTGCATTGAGCAGCGGCAGGCATTGGCAGGGCGTTAAAGGCGACTACCTGTTTCCGGTGAGAGCGCTCTCCCGACACTTCCGGGGCGGCTTTATCAGCCGGTTACGGCACAGCATTGGTAGTGGAGAACTGCCCCGCCTGAAAGATACCCTGCAGACTAAGGAGACCCTGAACCAACTCATGGCCGTAGAGTGGGTGGTGTACAGCAAGCCCTGTCTCCATTACACCGCCACGGTAATCGATTATCTGGCCCGTTATAGTCACCGCATTGCACTGAGTGACCATCGACTACAGGGAATAAATGACCGGGGCAAAGTGCTCTTGAGCTACAAAGATTACCGGGACCACGACAAACGAAAAACCCTCCCCCTGAAACCTGAAGAGCTAATCAGACGGTTCCTGCTCCACGTCCTGCCCAAGGGATTTATGCGTATCCGTCACTTTGGATACCTGGCGAACTGTTGCCGGAAAAGGTGTCTGAGTCAGATTAGAGAGTTGTTGGCGACACCTCAAGAGAGTGAAAGCGGGGTCGGGATGGCAACAGAGGTGCTCTTTGAAGGCTACCCCTGCCCAACGTGCCACAAGGGACAGCTCAGGATCATCGCGCACTTACTGCCCAGACGCTATGAGGGTGGGTGA
- a CDS encoding IS1595 family transposase, which produces MKIHLRRVRGFRSAEIARYAKSSLVSGSTVFSDGLCCFRAVTDAECDHVAIVTGGGRKSAQSSTFKWVNTMLGNVKNSLQGTFHAIRKKHVPRYLAEFEYRFNRRFNLPEMIERLLFVALRTPPMPYRFLRMAEVYG; this is translated from the coding sequence TTGAAAATTCATCTGCGTCGTGTGCGTGGTTTTCGTAGTGCAGAAATTGCTCGATATGCCAAGTCCAGTCTGGTTTCTGGTAGCACTGTATTCTCTGATGGTCTCTGCTGCTTCAGAGCTGTCACTGATGCTGAATGCGATCATGTGGCCATTGTGACTGGTGGCGGTCGAAAAAGCGCACAGAGCTCCACCTTCAAGTGGGTGAACACCATGCTTGGCAACGTCAAGAATTCTTTGCAGGGAACTTTTCATGCTATACGAAAAAAACATGTACCTCGTTATCTTGCCGAATTCGAATATCGGTTTAATCGTCGCTTCAATCTTCCAGAAATGATTGAGCGATTGCTCTTTGTTGCGTTGCGTACACCACCAATGCCTTATCGCTTCTTGAGAATGGCTGAGGTTTATGGGTAA